The following proteins are co-located in the Myxocyprinus asiaticus isolate MX2 ecotype Aquarium Trade chromosome 18, UBuf_Myxa_2, whole genome shotgun sequence genome:
- the LOC127456105 gene encoding ankyrin repeat domain-containing protein 34C-like — MADMLELRTDGNSLLKAVWLRRLRLTRLLLEGGAYINESNDRGETPLMVACMSKHSDQQSVSKAKMVKYLLDNKADPNIQDKAGRTVLMHACSHKAGHEVVSLLLSNGADPSLEDRCGSSALVYAVNADDKETLKVILDVCKAKGKEVIIITTDKSLSRTKTKQYLNVPPSPELDERTSPALCTSPSEIDLHASPSPSKEEEKDTVFTFQTMFKSTSNTAAKLTNGLTSPNKKPVNPKRARLPQLKRLQSEPWGLIAPSVLAAANVESKRANSDEDVVAGVNGLSLSKRGTLSRHNSMDGEDILFPMVGDQTSKISQTSSLPLSSKASYERSLAQHQQLARRSTVPAEQEGSGANFGPASLRDTVHRRRLGNEHYESDSQLYSDSSMLDSPKAPMERRKLNTSPLALLTGSRESLDSNPSASSPSTARCRPHGLLERRGSGTLLLDYISHTRPGHLPPLNVNPNPPIPDIGASSKPSSPLAAGLRSIAPIAPNSPKRGNLRTKKKLVRRHSMQVEQMKQLSDFEELNHQS, encoded by the coding sequence GACCGTGGAGAAACGCCACTCATGGTGGCCTGCATGTCCAAACACTCTGACCAGCAGAGTGTCAGCAAGGCTAAGATGGTCAAGTACCTACTGGACAACAAAGCTGACCCTAATATCCAAGACAAAGCTGGAAGAACAGTGCTCATGCATGCATGCAGCCACAAGGCAGGGCATGAGGTGGTGTCTCTTCTTCTGTCCAACGGGGCTGATCCAAGCTTGGAGGACCGTTGCGGATCCTCTGCCTTAGTCTACGCTGTCAACGCAGATGATAAAGAAACACTAAAAGTCATTCTGGATGTCTGCAAAGCAAAAGGCAAGGAGGTCATCATCATTACCACTGACAAATCTCTGTCTAGAACTAAAACCAAGCAGTACCTGAATGTTCCTCCATCGCCTGAGTTGGATGAGAGAACCTCTCCTGCACTATGTACCTCACCTTCAGAGATAGACCTTCACGCATCACCATCTCCCAGCAAAGAAGAGGAGAAAGACACTGTATTCACTTTTCAAACCATGTTTAAGTCAACCTCAAACACAGCAGCCAAACTAACCAATGGACTTACTTCTCCCAATAAGAAGCCGGTAAACCCCAAAAGGGCTCGTCTACCCCAGCTGAAGCGACTACAGTCAGAGCCTTGGGGTCTGATTGCCCCCTCTGTGTTGGCAGCAGCCAATGTGGAGAGCAAGAGAGCCAACTCTGATGAAGATGTTGTTGCAGGTGTCAATGGACTAAGCCTGTCCAAAAGAGGCACTTTGTCCCGGCATAATAGCATGGATGGAGAAGACATACTGTTTCCAATGGTAGGGGATCAGACTTCAAAAATCTCCCAAACTTCGTCTCTTCCTCTATCTTCCAAAGCATCCTATGAGAGATCTCTGGCACAGCACCAACAACTGGCACGACGTAGTACTGTCCCCGCTGAGCAGGAGGGCTCTGGAGCAAACTTTGGGCCAGCTAGCCTCAGAGATACTGTGCACCGGAGGAGATTGGGGAATGAACACTACGAATCAGATTCCCAGCTGTACTCAGATTCCAGCATGCTAGACTCACCTAAGGCACCTATGGAGAGAAGGAAGCTAAATACATCCCCTCTTGCCTTGCTCACAGGCTCAAGAGAGTCCTTGGACAGTAATCCCAGTGCCTCTTCTCCTAGCACAGCCAGATGCAGACCACATGGTCTATTGGAGCGGCGTGGCTCTGGAACGCTCTTGCTGGACTACATATCCCACACCCGCCCAGGCCACCTGCCTCCGCTAAATGTCAACCCTAACCCTCCTATTCCAGATATAGGGGCCAGCAGCAAGCCCTCATCTCCACTTGCAGCAGGACTCAGATCAATAGCTCCCATAGCACCAAACTCACCAAAGAGAGGCAACCTCAGGACAAAGAAAAAGCTTGTGAGAAGGCACTCTATGCAAGTGGAACAGATGAAGCAGCTTTCAGACTTTGAAGAGCTCAACCATCAATCATGA